One Phaseolus vulgaris cultivar G19833 chromosome 11, P. vulgaris v2.0, whole genome shotgun sequence genomic window carries:
- the LOC137818077 gene encoding borneol dehydrogenase, mitochondrial-like: protein MGSISGVSSAVARRLEGKVALITGGASGIGECTARLFAKHGAKVVIADIQDELGHSVCKDIDSSFYVHCDVTKEEHVERAVNTAVSRFGKLDIMHNNAGIIGVWNPNIIHNKKSDFEEVIRTNLVGVFLGMKHAARVMAPSRRGSIIATASTCGRIGGMASHAYTCSKHGIVGLVRNAAVELGPLGIRVNCVSPYAVPTPMSKSFLNTDDEGIAALYSNLKGVTLKPQDVAEAVVYLGSDESKYVSGHDLVVDGGFTVVNAGMCSFGQ, encoded by the exons ATGGGAAGTATTTCAGGAGTCTCCTCTGCAGTTGCCAGAAG ATTAGAAGGGAAGGTGGCGTTGATCACAGGGGGAGCAAGTGGCATAGGGGAGTGCACGGCGAGACTGTTTGCGAAGCATGGAGCCAAAGTAGTGATCGCTGATATCCAAGACGAGTTAGGTCACTCAGTTTGCAAGGACATAGACTCCTCCTTCTACGTCCACTGCGACGTCACAAAAGAGGAACACGTGGAACGTGCCGTCAACACTGCTGTTTCTAGGTTCGGGAAACTAGACATCATGCACAACAACGCAGGAATCATCGGAGTGTGGAACCCCAACATTATTCACAACAAGAAATCCGATTTCGAGGAAGTGATTAGAACAAACTTGGTCGGTGTGTTCCTGGGAATGAAGCATGCGGCGAGGGTAATGGCCCCTTCTCGACGCGGCAGCATAATCGCAACCGCAAGCACGTGTGGACGCATAGGCGGCATGGCTTCGCACGCTTACACGTGCTCCAAGCATGGTATTGTGGGGCTCGTGCGAAACGCAGCAGTGGAGCTTGGACCCTTGGGGATACGAGTGAATTGTGTGTCTCCATACGCGGTTCCTACGCCGATGAGTAAGAGTTTTCTGAACACTGATGATGAAGGGATTGCTGCACTTTATTCCAATCTGAAAGGAGTTACTCTTAAGCCCCAAGATGTGGCTGAAGCTGTGGTTTACTTGGGCAGTGATGAGTCAAAGTATGTTAGTGGGCATGACCTTGTTGTGGATGGAGGCTTCACTGTAGTCAATGCTGGTATGTGTTCGTTTGGGCAGTAG